A window of the Thermodesulfovibrionales bacterium genome harbors these coding sequences:
- a CDS encoding YtxH domain-containing protein, translating to MMSHHEGCSYSGGSVFLSFLLGGLVGAGVALLLAPRSGKETREQIKALADDVREKAECYAEQAKQKMTSAIDSGKGFYQEKKSIITSAVEAGKEAYEKEKERLAKGPNA from the coding sequence ATGATGAGTCACCATGAGGGATGTAGTTACAGCGGAGGTTCCGTATTTCTGTCGTTTCTTCTTGGGGGTCTGGTCGGTGCGGGGGTCGCACTGCTGTTGGCTCCGAGGTCAGGTAAGGAGACGAGGGAACAGATTAAGGCGCTTGCTGATGACGTGAGAGAGAAAGCAGAATGCTATGCGGAACAAGCCAAGCAGAAGATGACATCGGCGATCGATAGCGGCAAGGGTTTCTATCAAGAGAAAAAATCGATCATAACATCGGCTGTTGAGGCCGGGAAAGAGGCCTACGAGAAGGAGAAGGAGAGACTCGCTAAGGGACCGAATGCATGA
- a CDS encoding DUF948 domain-containing protein: protein MNNLLWGLVTLAVIVAVGVLVALLLELKAAARSLRDLLKTTDDSIRPALEELQETLRSVRNVTDNVATVTEDVKVLSGSVRDVGETVQHVSEVVTGVTSASTVKISALRAGIRVAAEVFMKNLLTGRSR from the coding sequence ATGAATAATCTCTTGTGGGGGCTTGTGACACTTGCCGTAATCGTTGCCGTCGGCGTTCTTGTCGCACTGTTGCTCGAATTGAAGGCTGCTGCCCGTTCTTTACGCGATCTCCTGAAGACAACGGATGACTCCATAAGGCCGGCCCTTGAAGAACTTCAGGAGACGCTGAGGAGCGTGAGAAATGTCACCGACAATGTAGCTACGGTGACGGAGGACGTGAAGGTCCTTTCCGGCTCTGTGCGAGATGTCGGTGAGACCGTTCAGCACGTTAGTGAGGTCGTCACAGGCGTCACGTCGGCATCGACCGTAAAGATTTCTGCCTTGCGGGCTGGTATCAGGGTGGCTGCGGAGGTTTTCATGAAGAACCTTTTAACGGGGAGGTCCCGGTAG